In a genomic window of Bradyrhizobium sp. LLZ17:
- a CDS encoding CoA transferase subunit A has translation MNKVYPDAKSALEGVLKDGMMIMSGGFGLCGIAETLSDAIRDSGVKGLTVVSNNAGVDGIGLSRLLETRQIKKMISSYVGENKLFAQQFLAGELELEFNPQGTLAERIRAGGAGIPAFYTKTGVGTLIAEGKEVKEFDGEKYLMERGLFADLAIVHAWKGDTAGNLIYRKTARNFNPMMATAAKVTAAEVEHLVPAGELNPDHIHTPGIFVKRIVEVGTAQKRIEFRNTRPRTAA, from the coding sequence ATGAACAAGGTCTATCCCGACGCCAAATCGGCGCTCGAGGGCGTTCTCAAGGACGGCATGATGATCATGTCGGGTGGCTTCGGCCTCTGCGGCATCGCCGAGACGCTCTCGGACGCGATCCGCGATTCCGGCGTGAAGGGCCTGACCGTGGTCTCCAACAATGCCGGCGTCGACGGCATCGGCCTCAGCCGTCTGCTGGAAACCCGCCAGATCAAGAAGATGATCTCGTCCTATGTCGGCGAGAACAAGCTGTTCGCCCAGCAATTCCTCGCCGGTGAGCTGGAACTCGAATTCAATCCGCAGGGCACGCTGGCCGAGCGCATCCGCGCCGGCGGCGCCGGGATCCCCGCCTTCTACACCAAGACCGGTGTCGGCACGCTGATCGCTGAAGGCAAGGAAGTGAAGGAATTCGACGGCGAGAAATATCTGATGGAGCGCGGCCTGTTCGCCGACCTCGCCATCGTGCACGCCTGGAAGGGCGATACCGCCGGCAACCTGATCTACCGCAAGACCGCGCGCAACTTCAACCCGATGATGGCGACCGCCGCCAAGGTCACGGCGGCCGAGGTCGAGCATCTGGTTCCGGCCGGTGAACTCAATCCCGACCACATCCATACGCCCGGCATTTTCGTCAAGCGCATCGTCGAGGTCGGAACGGCCCAGAAGCGCATCGAATTCCGCAACACCCGCCCGCGCACGGCAGCTTGA